A window of Patescibacteria group bacterium contains these coding sequences:
- a CDS encoding glycosyltransferase encodes MARNIPKRVHSLLNKNSKSNSQYSKIYLSNIMKYNVIMFNMSEFREWKSGIVNRNYHILHNLLEKDQINKIFAVDFLPYTKKRALKILMRSILKSPGGKRIHFDLTSRLTKISDKLYVYSTIDSIFSEQKVYKKINKLINKYDLFNNLTVKQSNNLLVWSYFPMFSGYFNYFKNSKINSQKFEKEFECVSVFDTVDNWMEHPNFTNYKDRIKNNYEIISKESDYIFTVSKDLLNIFPNAKNKEWIPNGVDLEHFNKKSDKTIIHAGHPIIGYVGTIEKRLDFELIKYLSLKNPEKSIVLIGPVWKNAQVDELKSQNNIHFLGRKSYSELPYYINEFDVCIIPHKIDKFTKSMNPLKLYEYLACGKPIVTTKVSGIEKFQELIYTAKTKEEFNEKISQALSENSKEKIESRKNAVQDENWKNRVNQMLETISK; translated from the coding sequence ATGGCCAGGAATATACCAAAAAGGGTGCATTCGTTATTGAATAAGAATTCGAAAAGTAATTCGCAATATTCGAAAATTTATTTGAGTAATATTATGAAGTACAACGTTATTATGTTTAACATGTCAGAATTCCGAGAATGGAAATCTGGCATTGTTAATCGAAATTATCATATTTTACATAATCTATTAGAAAAGGATCAAATCAACAAAATATTTGCTGTCGATTTTTTGCCTTACACAAAAAAACGCGCTTTAAAAATTTTAATGCGTTCAATATTAAAATCACCTGGTGGCAAAAGAATTCATTTTGACTTAACTTCAAGATTAACAAAAATTAGTGATAAGCTTTACGTTTATTCAACAATAGATTCAATATTTAGCGAACAAAAAGTTTACAAAAAAATAAACAAACTGATTAACAAGTATGATCTTTTTAACAATTTAACAGTTAAGCAATCAAACAATTTATTAGTTTGGTCATATTTTCCAATGTTTTCTGGCTATTTTAACTATTTTAAAAATTCGAAAATTAATTCGCAAAAATTCGAAAAAGAATTCGAGTGCGTCAGCGTCTTTGATACAGTTGATAATTGGATGGAGCATCCAAACTTTACTAATTATAAAGACAGAATCAAAAATAATTATGAAATAATTTCTAAAGAATCAGATTATATTTTTACAGTTTCCAAAGATTTGCTTAACATTTTTCCAAACGCCAAAAATAAAGAATGGATTCCAAATGGCGTTGATCTAGAACATTTTAATAAAAAATCTGACAAAACAATAATCCATGCTGGTCATCCAATTATCGGCTATGTTGGTACAATTGAAAAAAGATTGGATTTTGAATTGATAAAATATTTAAGCCTAAAAAATCCAGAAAAATCAATTGTTTTAATTGGCCCAGTTTGGAAAAACGCTCAAGTTGATGAACTAAAATCACAAAACAATATTCATTTTCTGGGCAGAAAATCATATTCAGAACTTCCATATTATATTAATGAGTTTGATGTTTGTATCATTCCTCACAAAATTGACAAATTCACAAAATCAATGAATCCATTAAAACTTTATGAATATTTGGCTTGTGGCAAACCAATTGTTACAACCAAAGTTTCTGGCATCGAAAAGTTCCAAGAATTAATTTACACAGCTAAAACAAAAGAAGAATTCAATGAAAAAATAAGTCAAGCTTTATCAGAAAATAGTAAAGAGAAAATCGAAAGCAGAAAAAATGCAGTTCAAGATGAAAATTGGAAAAACAGAGTTAATCAAATGTTAGAAACAATCTCAAAATAA
- a CDS encoding glycosyltransferase family 39 protein — protein sequence MSDDYDHLMFARSVDNVKMIPGIFKIPGDMYRPVMNLSIVIDYLIYHYHPTGFHFTSLLLFILSALLIYAIVKKISKNSLMSFFASLIFIVIPNHFETTIWIAGRTDLLACFFYLLTIYLFIQFIFKEKYSWLILSYLAAIPTFFSKEISMTLPFTIALIYLVYLRKESKFSFKKIFLLWLPYIALLIIYLVIRKQIVGSWIGGYRLFGEVSSTSFSPKAILLPFYFVKYLFNFDYLASFIPKFATNFSANLVAISGIAIFSITAFLLNLKNLKNLKFWKNIVFLIFITYFVSIPNFSILPSLKLNLMNTRVLYIASIPIAILISYLIFSTLPMGGVGKKLRIIFASLICIIFSIGFFFNYMPWHKAQAKSKIILDSIQQLHPEFSQIVYATYDKELFFKNLPDNIYGAFVYRNGFPEALRIKFNNKKIFVNPKEKIVWVVKNNKDAITSLCNFKKNPQTTGIQVFNWNDLDEVNRFIEQPSIAEKQENKKILKQQYSQQIQEFNQQLNNLALEQFNNINSSGKTTALKSPELNFPPQIIDELSFKMTAQQNSIADFLWRTKNSKFNDLNNNILLPIKAGDNEYKIDLTKCPAWFTSTTNDINQFELIPTEKRQKIKIDNIEIK from the coding sequence TTGTCAGACGATTATGATCATTTAATGTTTGCCAGATCGGTTGATAATGTAAAAATGATTCCGGGCATCTTCAAGATTCCAGGCGATATGTATCGACCAGTCATGAATTTATCAATTGTCATTGATTATTTAATTTATCATTACCATCCAACAGGCTTCCATTTTACAAGTTTATTATTATTTATTTTGTCTGCACTCTTAATTTATGCAATTGTCAAAAAGATTTCTAAAAATAGCTTAATGTCTTTTTTTGCTAGCTTAATTTTTATTGTCATTCCAAATCATTTCGAAACAACAATTTGGATCGCTGGCCGAACAGATTTGCTTGCTTGTTTTTTCTATTTATTAACAATTTATTTATTTATCCAATTTATTTTTAAAGAAAAATATTCTTGGCTCATTTTATCTTATTTAGCTGCCATTCCCACATTTTTCAGTAAAGAAATTTCCATGACCTTGCCATTCACAATTGCCTTAATCTATTTAGTCTACTTAAGAAAAGAATCAAAGTTTAGCTTCAAAAAAATATTCTTGCTTTGGCTACCTTATATTGCACTTCTCATCATTTACTTAGTAATTCGTAAACAAATCGTCGGCAGTTGGATCGGAGGCTACAGATTATTTGGCGAAGTGTCTTCAACGTCTTTCTCTCCAAAAGCAATTTTATTGCCATTTTATTTTGTAAAATATCTATTTAATTTTGATTACCTTGCATCTTTTATTCCCAAATTTGCTACCAATTTTTCTGCTAATTTAGTTGCCATTTCAGGAATTGCAATTTTTTCAATTACAGCATTTTTATTAAATTTAAAAAATCTCAAAAATCTAAAATTTTGGAAAAATATTGTCTTTTTAATTTTCATTACATATTTCGTCTCCATTCCAAATTTTTCAATTCTGCCTTCTTTGAAATTAAATTTAATGAATACTAGAGTCTTGTACATCGCCTCAATTCCAATTGCCATTTTAATCTCATATTTAATTTTTTCTACCCTCCCCATGGGAGGGGTGGGCAAAAAGCTAAGAATAATTTTTGCATCTTTGATTTGCATTATCTTTAGCATCGGATTTTTCTTTAATTACATGCCTTGGCACAAGGCCCAAGCTAAATCAAAAATAATTCTAGATAGTATACAACAATTGCATCCAGAATTTTCCCAAATAGTTTATGCAACTTATGACAAAGAATTATTTTTCAAAAATTTGCCAGACAATATTTATGGCGCCTTTGTTTATCGCAATGGATTTCCAGAAGCTTTAAGAATTAAATTTAATAATAAAAAGATTTTCGTAAATCCAAAAGAAAAAATTGTTTGGGTTGTTAAAAATAATAAGGATGCCATTACATCTTTATGTAATTTCAAAAAAAATCCGCAGACAACTGGAATTCAAGTTTTTAATTGGAATGACCTAGATGAAGTAAACAGATTTATTGAACAGCCAAGCATCGCCGAAAAACAAGAAAATAAAAAAATACTTAAACAACAATATTCTCAGCAAATTCAAGAGTTTAATCAACAATTAAACAATTTAGCGCTTGAGCAATTTAACAATATAAATTCAAGTGGAAAAACAACAGCATTAAAAAGTCCTGAATTAAATTTTCCTCCACAAATTATTGATGAATTAAGTTTTAAAATGACAGCGCAACAAAATTCTATCGCTGACTTTTTATGGCGTACAAAAAATTCAAAATTTAACGACTTAAATAATAATATTTTACTGCCAATTAAAGCAGGGGATAATGAATACAAAATTGATTTAACAAAATGCCCAGCCTGGTTTACATCAACAACAAATGATATCAACCAATTTGAATTAATTCCAACTGAAAAAAGACAGAAAATTAAAATAGATAATATAGAAATAAAATAA
- a CDS encoding glycosyltransferase family 2 protein: MLLSIIIVNWNTKELLRKCIQSIMSNAPSFDYEIIVIDNASTDGSADMLKYELSKDQYLDRFDSVTNAHVIINEKNLGFAKANNQGIKRAKGDYILLLNPDTEVQHNCLQRTVNFLNEFKEVGILGCKLLNPDRTLQHSVRKFPTLMSQVLILLKLHNLFPTLKSLQNYFLPNFDYNKSQEVDQVMGAYFLINRKVIDKIGMLDEKYWIWFEEVDYCKMAKNAGFQVYYFKDAETIHQKAQAFNQVLGIKKQVYLNNSLLHYFNKFHSLFSVLVILFLYPISLFLALIVDFVKLFIPVKKKENL, translated from the coding sequence ATGCTTCTCTCAATCATCATAGTCAACTGGAACACTAAAGAATTATTACGCAAATGCATTCAATCAATCATGTCAAACGCGCCTAGTTTTGATTATGAAATAATTGTCATCGACAATGCCTCAACTGATGGTTCAGCTGATATGCTAAAATATGAGCTTTCCAAAGATCAATATTTAGATCGTTTTGATTCTGTTACCAATGCTCATGTCATTATCAATGAAAAAAACTTAGGCTTTGCAAAAGCAAACAATCAAGGAATAAAAAGAGCAAAAGGGGATTATATTTTATTATTAAATCCAGATACCGAAGTCCAGCATAATTGTCTTCAAAGAACAGTTAATTTTTTGAATGAATTCAAAGAAGTTGGAATTTTAGGATGCAAACTTTTAAATCCAGACAGAACACTTCAACATTCAGTCAGAAAATTTCCAACTCTCATGTCTCAAGTTCTAATTCTCTTAAAACTTCATAATTTATTTCCAACCTTAAAGTCCTTACAAAATTACTTTCTTCCAAACTTTGATTACAATAAAAGCCAAGAAGTTGACCAAGTCATGGGCGCATATTTTTTAATTAACAGAAAAGTAATAGACAAAATTGGCATGCTGGATGAAAAATATTGGATCTGGTTTGAAGAAGTTGATTATTGCAAAATGGCCAAAAATGCTGGTTTTCAAGTTTATTATTTCAAAGATGCAGAAACAATCCATCAAAAAGCCCAAGCTTTTAATCAAGTTTTAGGAATAAAAAAACAAGTTTATTTAAATAATTCACTTTTGCATTATTTCAATAAATTCCATTCACTATTTAGCGTTCTTGTAATTTTATTTTTATATCCAATAAGTTTATTTTTAGCCTTGATTGTTGATTTTGTAAAATTGTTTATTCCCGTAAAGAAAAAAGAAAACCTTTAG
- a CDS encoding DUF2142 domain-containing protein produces MKNKVDAIFLILMCGIFLIVANIYNFKTEKFSAPDEFSHFEYIRFLNNNHHFPALTNKTSFWEAHQPPLYYLFLSPIDLVLKNKILIDSEIKILRFFSSLLGVLTVIFAFLTAKLLFNPPSSCLRFGYGRQACGTTADKERIIYYSLTLAFCFWPMFLFISGVLNNDVLANLLGVMMLYFVVKHNTNIRIYANDTNMRIGELRFFNLDLFVCGVIAGLAFLTKLTLYPFAMLFLIIIFWKNRNNWKDYLKFTLSPALIVCFAWMFRNLIFVGDIFGLKFANKFWEGQHRDLWNFNNFVTWLNELFKNFLGVFGQANIGFDPKYYDYFLYFLILVAILLPVSLFLIWKKQKDKFNIVLIIFLFFIVAFLTTFYYSLDNYQPQGRYLLPALFSAMLMFVLAINIIFAGKLKFIMPVLILIILAFLNKNAFLHIDWTNEHKPLISNDEKYNLISKKWIAKNSKWKNKNKNYVLKINKKDAFLRSDPNLRLDTNVVKCLKLKLKNTEFKKLKVEFRYLGDKDFLSSNSVIKKIHKDGKFHAYEFDFDLRKNDLVQIIRLDFVGSKKGSVEFKKIMIE; encoded by the coding sequence ATGAAAAATAAAGTTGATGCTATTTTCTTAATTCTGATGTGTGGGATATTTTTGATTGTTGCAAATATATATAATTTTAAGACAGAAAAGTTTTCTGCACCAGATGAGTTCTCTCATTTTGAATATATCAGATTTTTAAATAATAATCATCACTTTCCTGCTCTAACAAATAAAACTTCTTTTTGGGAAGCGCATCAACCGCCATTATATTATCTTTTTTTATCGCCTATTGATCTTGTCTTAAAAAATAAAATATTAATTGATTCCGAAATAAAAATTTTAAGATTTTTTTCAAGCTTGCTTGGCGTTTTAACCGTCATTTTTGCTTTTCTTACCGCTAAGTTATTGTTTAATCCGCCTTCGTCCTGCCTTCGCTTCGGCTACGGCAGACAAGCCTGCGGGACTACGGCGGACAAAGAAAGAATAATTTATTATAGTTTGACATTGGCTTTTTGTTTTTGGCCAATGTTTTTGTTTATTTCTGGGGTGCTTAATAATGATGTTTTAGCTAATTTGCTGGGTGTGATGATGCTGTATTTTGTTGTTAAGCATAATACAAATATACGAATTTATGCAAATGATACGAATATGCGAATTGGCGAATTACGATTTTTTAATCTTGATTTATTCGTTTGTGGAGTGATTGCTGGTTTGGCGTTTTTGACAAAATTGACGTTGTATCCATTTGCAATGTTATTTTTAATAATTATATTTTGGAAAAATAGAAACAATTGGAAAGATTATTTGAAATTTACTTTATCGCCTGCTTTGATTGTTTGCTTTGCTTGGATGTTTAGAAATCTGATTTTTGTTGGTGACATCTTTGGATTGAAATTTGCCAATAAATTTTGGGAAGGACAGCATCGAGATCTATGGAATTTTAATAATTTTGTAACTTGGCTAAATGAATTATTTAAGAATTTTTTAGGTGTTTTTGGACAAGCTAATATCGGTTTTGATCCAAAATATTATGATTATTTTTTATATTTTTTAATTTTAGTTGCAATATTATTGCCTGTTTCTTTATTTTTAATTTGGAAAAAGCAAAAAGATAAATTTAATATTGTTTTGATAATATTTTTGTTTTTTATTGTTGCTTTTTTGACAACTTTTTATTACAGCTTAGATAATTATCAGCCACAAGGACGATATCTTTTGCCAGCATTATTTTCTGCAATGTTAATGTTTGTTTTGGCAATAAATATTATTTTTGCTGGCAAGTTAAAATTTATTATGCCAGTTTTGATTTTGATTATTCTAGCGTTTTTAAATAAGAATGCTTTTTTGCATATTGATTGGACAAATGAACATAAACCATTAATTTCGAATGATGAAAAATATAATTTAATATCTAAAAAATGGATTGCTAAAAATTCTAAATGGAAAAATAAAAATAAGAATTATGTTTTAAAAATAAATAAGAAAGATGCATTTTTGAGAAGTGATCCGAATTTGAGATTGGATACTAATGTTGTTAAATGTTTAAAATTAAAATTAAAGAATACTGAATTTAAAAAGTTGAAAGTTGAATTTAGATATCTTGGCGATAAGGATTTTTTGTCTAGTAATTCTGTTATAAAAAAAATTCATAAAGATGGAAAATTTCATGCTTATGAATTTGATTTTGATTTAAGAAAAAATGATTTGGTGCAGATTATTAGATTGGATTTTGTAGGAAGTAAAAAGGGTTCAGTTGAGTTTAAGAAGATAATGATTGAATGA
- a CDS encoding HAD hydrolase-like protein yields MFKVLVLFDMDGTLIPSGINNGGHGKAVYYALEKVCGIKDASLDGIDYHGLTDTQLIYALLAKYGMDKIVAHEKLFAIFSEMAAFYESDVRQMEICALPGVKELLRALIRNGVALGVVTGAVEGIAKCKLRKAGLIPFFRIRQFGDQALQRLDLVKMALKKNEENHWAPEDRVFLFGDTPRDVKTGKIAGVKTIGVSTGLVSREELVIASPDYLFDDLTNTAHLLKIILG; encoded by the coding sequence ATGTTTAAGGTTTTGGTTTTGTTTGATATGGATGGAACTTTGATTCCGTCTGGAATTAACAATGGTGGGCATGGAAAAGCAGTTTATTATGCATTGGAAAAAGTTTGTGGGATTAAGGATGCTTCTTTGGATGGAATTGATTACCATGGTTTGACAGACACGCAATTGATTTATGCTTTGCTTGCAAAATATGGAATGGATAAAATTGTAGCTCATGAAAAGTTATTTGCAATTTTTTCGGAAATGGCTGCGTTTTATGAATCTGATGTTAGGCAAATGGAAATTTGTGCTTTGCCAGGAGTGAAAGAACTGCTTAGGGCATTGATTAGAAATGGTGTTGCGTTGGGAGTTGTTACTGGTGCTGTTGAAGGAATTGCTAAATGTAAACTTCGGAAAGCTGGATTGATTCCATTTTTCAGAATTAGGCAATTTGGTGATCAAGCATTACAGCGTTTAGATTTGGTCAAAATGGCTTTGAAGAAAAATGAAGAAAATCATTGGGCACCTGAAGACAGGGTTTTTCTGTTTGGTGATACGCCTAGAGATGTTAAAACAGGAAAAATTGCTGGTGTAAAAACGATTGGTGTTTCTACTGGATTGGTTTCTAGAGAAGAATTAGTAATTGCATCTCCTGATTATCTGTTTGACGACTTGACGAATACTGCACATTTATTGAAGATCATTTTGGGTTAA
- a CDS encoding O-antigen ligase family protein has protein sequence MIGAFALTIKKLEYGVFIVLTELFIGVKGYLFSFDFGGRFVLSIRIALFAMVFLIWLFRRAKTYEAGKYNFLYSKFFVPFAIFTFFILIGFSTGLINGNFAKNIFFDANGYLYLAFVFPIFDIIHNKIKVRKLIQYLVAGSLAITILTFYVSIGFTIMHQDARPGMAGAKSTEQTLESEEAGEFMISHSIFAKEELMSRAFFRNLDTPKPYIYRWTQDTGMGEISYLTGPFFRFFSAGQLYSALVFIILLAKFLQDKKLQFKNNIFQLLISALCGLAVIVGFSRSLWIGLVFALIFLLFNLPKRRAAKIALYSIGIISLIIIIFGTLLPQVYDVVGDRVASIFQPKTEAAASNRYNVLTPALQKIKEHPILGSGYGTTIEYTSVALEKFGTVRVFSFEWAYLDTIIEIGILGLLSYLWFIFSIFKDGYKTKEEDNKKLVICFLTGIVLILFTNITTPFLNHPLGIGFILITAAIIYALEKIKAQTITKSSSKA, from the coding sequence GTGATTGGAGCTTTTGCCTTAACAATAAAAAAATTAGAATATGGCGTATTTATCGTTCTTACAGAATTGTTTATTGGCGTCAAAGGCTATTTATTTTCTTTTGATTTTGGCGGCAGATTTGTTCTATCAATCAGAATCGCTCTTTTTGCAATGGTCTTTCTAATTTGGTTATTTAGAAGAGCAAAAACATATGAAGCAGGTAAATATAATTTTCTTTATTCAAAATTTTTTGTTCCTTTTGCAATTTTCACTTTTTTTATTCTAATTGGTTTTTCAACTGGACTAATTAATGGCAATTTTGCTAAAAATATTTTCTTTGATGCTAATGGATATCTTTATCTAGCTTTTGTTTTTCCAATTTTTGATATTATTCATAATAAAATTAAAGTTAGAAAACTAATTCAATATCTGGTTGCCGGAAGTTTGGCAATTACAATTTTAACTTTTTATGTTTCTATTGGCTTTACCATAATGCATCAAGACGCAAGACCAGGAATGGCTGGAGCAAAATCAACAGAGCAAACATTAGAATCAGAAGAAGCTGGAGAGTTTATGATTTCACACTCAATTTTTGCTAAAGAAGAATTAATGTCTCGTGCCTTCTTCAGAAATCTAGATACCCCAAAACCATACATTTATCGTTGGACACAAGATACTGGAATGGGCGAAATATCATATTTGACAGGTCCATTTTTTCGTTTCTTTTCAGCTGGACAACTCTATTCAGCTTTAGTATTTATAATTCTACTGGCAAAATTTTTGCAAGACAAAAAATTACAATTTAAAAATAATATCTTCCAATTATTAATATCTGCTTTGTGCGGACTTGCTGTTATAGTTGGTTTTTCAAGAAGTCTTTGGATTGGACTAGTATTCGCATTAATCTTTTTGCTTTTCAATCTTCCAAAAAGAAGAGCTGCAAAAATTGCTCTCTATTCAATTGGCATAATTTCATTAATTATTATAATATTTGGAACATTATTGCCTCAAGTTTACGACGTAGTAGGCGATAGAGTCGCCAGTATTTTTCAGCCAAAAACAGAAGCTGCAGCCTCAAATCGTTATAATGTATTAACACCAGCTCTTCAAAAAATAAAAGAACATCCTATTTTAGGCTCAGGATATGGAACAACAATTGAATATACAAGCGTCGCACTTGAAAAATTTGGCACAGTCAGAGTTTTTTCATTTGAATGGGCTTATTTAGATACAATCATTGAAATCGGTATTTTAGGATTGCTTTCATATTTATGGTTTATTTTTTCAATCTTCAAAGATGGCTACAAAACAAAAGAAGAAGATAATAAAAAATTAGTCATTTGTTTTTTAACTGGAATTGTTTTAATATTATTTACTAACATTACAACTCCATTTTTAAATCATCCTTTAGGCATTGGATTTATTCTAATTACTGCTGCAATAATTTACGCCTTAGAAAAAATTAAAGCTCAGACAATTACTAAATCAAGTTCAAAAGCCTAA
- the dcd gene encoding dCTP deaminase, translating into MILSDKDIKKALVNQDISIDPFDKKYIQPASIDLHLDRHFLIYNTSKNYVIDPKKKIDTMMEKISIEKDNPFVLHPGEFALGMIYEKTGVSSSYVGRLEGKSSVGRMGLLIHVTAGFLDPGNSLKMTLELHNTANLPILLYYKMPIAQMAFEKLSSPCDNPYSKKNNNKYVGDLMPKASQMWKNFC; encoded by the coding sequence ATGATCTTATCCGACAAAGACATCAAAAAAGCATTAGTTAATCAAGACATAAGTATTGATCCATTTGATAAAAAATACATTCAGCCAGCATCAATTGACTTACATCTAGACCGACATTTTTTAATTTATAACACCAGCAAAAATTACGTCATTGATCCAAAAAAGAAAATAGATACAATGATGGAAAAGATTTCTATCGAAAAAGATAATCCTTTTGTTTTACATCCTGGAGAATTTGCTCTTGGAATGATCTATGAAAAAACAGGTGTTTCTTCATCATATGTCGGCCGTCTAGAAGGCAAGAGCTCAGTTGGCAGAATGGGCTTGCTAATTCATGTCACTGCTGGCTTTCTTGATCCAGGAAATTCATTAAAAATGACATTAGAATTACATAATACAGCTAATCTACCAATTTTGTTATATTACAAAATGCCAATCGCTCAAATGGCTTTCGAAAAATTATCATCTCCTTGCGATAATCCTTATTCAAAAAAGAATAACAATAAGTATGTCGGCGATCTCATGCCAAAAGCAAGTCAAATGTGGAAAAATTTTTGCTAA
- a CDS encoding glycosyltransferase family 2 protein yields the protein MKVTISLLNYNKKKYLPYCLDSVLQQSHQDLEIFFVDNASSDSSFEYLKSYAEHKYPLAKINFIRNQENLGYSKAHNEVIKKATGEFIFCLNPDIILNKDYIKNCLEILMQNPKMGAITGKLFKWDFAQNTKTNIIDSCGHRILKTHRIIEWGSNQKDSPEFETIKKIFSVSGAAPIYRKEALESIKFKIPQNSKNNSQTFENKFEYFDESFFAYKEDIDLSWRLLHAGWEIWFDHKSHAWHDRWETGTGETALKTAEQRNKKSDLINKLSYRNHLLLLYKNEFASNFLIYFPWIFFYELGKFFYTLFREPKNLSAIIELFKLCKLTKAKRNAIIKNSKIKPKDIRKYIY from the coding sequence ATGAAAGTCACAATTTCGTTATTAAATTATAATAAGAAAAAATATCTTCCATATTGTCTAGATTCAGTTCTTCAGCAATCACATCAAGATCTAGAAATATTTTTTGTAGATAATGCATCATCAGACAGTTCTTTTGAATACCTAAAAAGTTATGCTGAGCATAAATACCCATTAGCAAAAATAAATTTTATCAGAAACCAAGAAAATTTAGGATATTCAAAAGCACATAATGAAGTTATTAAAAAAGCAACAGGTGAATTTATTTTTTGCTTAAATCCAGACATTATTTTAAACAAAGATTATATTAAAAATTGCCTAGAAATTTTGATGCAAAATCCAAAAATGGGTGCAATTACAGGAAAACTTTTTAAATGGGATTTTGCTCAAAATACAAAAACTAATATCATTGATTCCTGCGGACATAGAATTTTAAAAACACATCGCATTATAGAATGGGGAAGCAATCAAAAAGATTCTCCAGAATTTGAAACTATAAAAAAAATATTCAGCGTCTCTGGTGCGGCTCCAATTTATCGCAAAGAAGCACTTGAAAGTATAAAATTCAAAATTCCCCAAAATTCGAAAAATAATTCGCAAACATTCGAAAATAAATTTGAGTATTTCGACGAGTCATTTTTTGCCTACAAAGAAGACATTGATCTATCATGGCGCTTATTACATGCGGGCTGGGAAATCTGGTTTGATCACAAATCACATGCCTGGCATGACCGCTGGGAGACAGGAACAGGAGAAACAGCTCTAAAAACAGCAGAGCAAAGAAACAAAAAATCTGACTTAATTAACAAATTATCATACCGTAATCATTTATTATTGTTATACAAAAATGAATTTGCAAGTAATTTCTTAATTTATTTCCCATGGATCTTCTTTTATGAACTTGGCAAATTCTTTTACACCTTATTCAGAGAACCAAAAAATCTATCAGCTATAATTGAATTATTCAAACTCTGCAAATTGACCAAAGCAAAAAGAAATGCTATAATAAAAAATAGCAAGATCAAGCCAAAAGATATCAGAAAATATATCTACTAA
- a CDS encoding glycosyltransferase family 2 protein has product MKYTKDLSIIIINYKTPSHLKQCIKSIRKHAPKMEYEIIVVDNNSQDITVQMIEDDFMYNYKNQKISNVELIANDKNLGFPKAVNQGVKMAKGKYILLLNPDITILEDSLEQMMAYLEKHPKVAVIGPKLINPNGSIQLSCFNKFTSPELVLYRRTLFGKMNHARKILDDFTMKSWDHSTEKNVAWILGSCMLIKKDIIDEVGIMDERYFMYMEDVDWCRRFWQAGYEVKYYPKVKMVHYYARESSSESGLIKAMLKKQTRTHITSALKFFLKYFGQKDEQYQSASK; this is encoded by the coding sequence ATGAAATACACAAAAGATCTCTCCATAATTATCATTAATTACAAAACGCCTTCTCACTTGAAACAGTGCATTAAATCAATCAGAAAACATGCTCCAAAAATGGAATATGAGATTATTGTTGTTGATAATAATTCTCAAGATATAACTGTCCAGATGATCGAAGACGATTTTATGTATAATTATAAAAATCAAAAAATCAGCAACGTTGAATTAATAGCTAATGACAAAAATTTAGGCTTTCCAAAAGCCGTCAATCAAGGCGTCAAAATGGCAAAAGGAAAATATATCTTATTGCTAAATCCAGATATTACTATTTTAGAAGATTCTCTTGAACAAATGATGGCTTATCTTGAAAAGCATCCAAAAGTCGCAGTTATAGGTCCAAAGCTCATTAATCCTAATGGCTCAATTCAATTATCTTGTTTCAATAAATTTACATCTCCAGAATTAGTATTATATCGTCGAACATTATTTGGAAAAATGAATCATGCTAGAAAAATATTAGACGATTTTACTATGAAATCGTGGGATCATTCAACAGAAAAAAATGTCGCTTGGATTCTAGGCTCATGCATGCTAATCAAAAAAGATATAATCGACGAAGTCGGCATTATGGATGAAAGATATTTTATGTACATGGAAGATGTTGATTGGTGCCGAAGATTCTGGCAAGCAGGATATGAAGTAAAATATTATCCAAAAGTCAAAATGGTTCATTATTACGCCAGAGAATCTTCGTCTGAATCAGGATTAATAAAAGCAATGCTCAAAAAACAAACCAGAACACACATTACATCTGCTTTAAAATTTTTTCTAAAATATTTTGGACAAAAAGATGAACAATATCAATCAGCCAGTAAATAA